A single genomic interval of Daucus carota subsp. sativus chromosome 1, DH1 v3.0, whole genome shotgun sequence harbors:
- the LOC135148456 gene encoding uncharacterized protein LOC135148456 yields the protein MVSGSGSGSGSKAGNTVVGWIYNDGNIIESQLEGFIYDKPVSKHVRLDLSMNYASLCALLHSKLKIDSSSRLRLFYRCKNPDNLKFGIIPIEDDDDVELMFGVVVSKGMPFFVEIYVEKLSCDGNLVRSSSSVGEKSSGRDSGGSHFRHDQDVGDSYMSVDTSHLERMTSFDDVEVENNEVPLELKEGRLFSTKEDLMHVVKQYHIQNHLEIGVIRSDPSSWYVACKYRNDGCIWKLKARKRTSHGKFQIMESVGPHSCLSTIITREHPNLTASEIAGVIKSQIVADPTIKEKVLLATAKDKFEYEPGRKKIRNAKKIAMEDIHGSWEGSYEDLPHLMEALQSFNVGTKVDWCFREDDAEQLEEVTFMRLFWAFKPCIDGFEYCRPVILIDGTHLYGPYPGVLLSETAVDGFSHILPLAFAIVESENNSGWDWFMDRLRSLVVGRRHGICIISDKHLGIMEAMQKEGWCEPLNHHRYCVRHFATNFATKFKKAGLKDRLVELAYQVQPKKFELLWGELLALEPRALAWFEDKPVRNWSLTHDYEHHRFGIMTTNHAESWNKAIIDA from the exons ATGGTTtccggttcgggttcgggttcgggttcgaaaGCTGGGAATACGGTTGTTGGATGGATATACAATGACGGTAATATTATCGAATCTCAATTAGAAggttttatttatgataaaccTGTTTCAAAGCATGTTAGGCTAGATTTGTCTATGAATTATGCTAGTTTATGTGCTTTGTTACATTCCAAGTTGAAGATTGATAGTAGTAGTAGGTTGAGGCTATTTTATAGGTGTAAAAATCCCGATAATTTGAAATTCGGGATTATACCTattgaggatgatgatgatgtagaATTAATGTTTGGTGTTGTGGTGTCAAAAGGGATGCcattttttgttgaaatttatgtAGAGAAATTGTCTTGTGATGGGAATTTGGTAAGGAGTAGTTCGAGTGTGGGGGAGAAGAGTAGTGGGCGTGATTCGGGTGGTAGTCATTTTAGACATGACCAGGATGTGGGTGATAGCTATATGTCTGTCGATACTTCCCATTTAGAGAGGATGACCTCATTCGACGATGTCGAGGTTGAAAATAATGAGGTCCCGTTGGAGTTGAAGGAGGGGAGGTTATTTAGCACGAAAGAGGATTTGATGCATGTGGTGAAGCAATACCACATTCAGAATCACTTAGAGATTGGAGTGATACGATCAGATCCGAGTAGTTGGTATGTTGCTTGCAAATATAGAAATGATGGTTGCATTTGGAAGTTGAAAGCTAGAAAGAGGACTTCACATGGTAAATTTCAAATCATGGAGAGTGTAGGACCACATAGTTGCTTGAGCACTATCATCACACGAGAGCATCCCAACTTGACAGCCTCGGAGATTGCTGGAGTGATTAAATCTCAAATTGTTGCTGATCCGACAATTAAGGAGAAGGTGTTGTTAGCCACTGCTAAAGATAAGTTTGAATATGAGCCGGGACGAAAGAAGATTAGGAATGCAAAGAAGATTGCAATGGAGGATATTCATGGCTCGTGGGAAGGATCATACGAGGACTTGCCACATTTGATGGAAGCTCTTCAGTCCTTCAATGTGGGCACGAAGGTGGATTGGTGCTTTAGGGAGGATGATGCAGAGCAACTAGAG GAAGTGACATTCATGAGATTGTTCTGGGCTTTTAAGCCATGCATTGATGGCTTCGAGTATTGCAGACCCGTCATACTGATAGACGGGACTCATTTGTATGGACCATATCCGGGTGTTCTTCTGAGTGAAACAGCTGTAGATGGGTTTAGTCACATTCTACCGTTGGCGTTTGCTATAGTGGAGTCGGAGAACAACTCTGGCTGGGATTGGTTCATGGATAGGTTGAGGAGCTTGGTGGTTGGTCGGAGGCACGGGATATGTATCATTTCTGATAAACATTTAGGGATCATGGAAGCTATGCAGAAGGAGGGATGGTGTGAGCCACTTAATCATCATCGGTACTGTGTGAGACATTTTGCCACAAACTTTGCCACCAAATTCAAGAAAGCTGGATTGAAGGATAGATTGGTTGAGTTGGCATATCAGGTCCAGCCTAAGAAATTTGAACTACTATGGGGGGAGTTGTTGGCACTAGAGCCCCGAGCACTTGCATGGTTTGAGGACAAACCAGTAAGGAACTGGTCACTGACACATGATTACGAGCATCATCGTTTTGGCATCATGACTACCAACCATGCTGAGAGTTGGAACAAAGCAATTATCGACGCTTAG
- the LOC108219597 gene encoding protein MAIN-LIKE 1-like: MDFNAIIRDQGPRDPSLLHLQATHRSRSVWRTGAAPLQYFRRRDANQSDLNIDVRLIPILQAAGFYGVARVSTLQLDWSLLGALVEKWRPETHSFHLPMGECTITQQDVGVLLGLPIDGEPVMCPVGPPPGQRWETIVGEIFGQIPPPEAFNNSRLRLTWVESLTPARLHDDAGVEEIRLHANGLIHSSWVHFVRDLEALGGYAWGPAVLARLYRELCNGCKASIKEVAGCLLLLQLWAWERLPTLAPVRTTVPLEDVAFWEHQLPGPHGARWLVGHSFVESDGSTVTTSRAALDALAPHEFIWEPYAGILDTLPDYCLAGRHLWRFRGPMICVYIVEPHQPDRVARQFGMIQRIPDQPHYSHEHHVMTLRGQKVLDYAVVHQPSMIHWQHRLEHIWTDDLIDGHATVPEYMDWYLPRTVRFISQLGALHTHLGVVLETIAARTVDVLPDMSQLATQSLHHLRDRNAYKFDPRQVEEQDARQDGGGEDAGDKGGRGGGRRGRGGAGRGRARGRGGRARGNGGRGGGRLVDEPDDDADHADHLGTGEDRGPESSATAATATVADASAAATATATVAEASTPPAAAAAATTTGAGDWFPSFSLGLSWPSQPLPEQQTSHMVDTSTEQPPPVVQRQHRLRPWHGTPEVPPFDLGSSQSTQSTQPSQPGTQRSSVRVDRADPEVFYVRRSKRDKKVPDCGTGSHRG, encoded by the exons ATGGATTTCAAT GCTATTATTAGAGACCAGGGACCTCGTGATCCTAGCCTTCTTCACCTACAGGCCACTCATAGGTCTCGTTCTGTTTGGAGAACTGGTGCTGCGCCCTTGCAGTATTTCAGGCGTCGTGATGCCAACCAGTCTGATTTGAACATTGATGTTCGATTGATCCCCATTCTGCAGGCAGCCGGTTTTTATGGGGTAGCTCGTGTATCCACTCTTCAGCTTGATTGGAGTTTGCTTGGTGCTCTGGTAGAGAAATGGCGACCAGAGACACATTCATTCCACCTGCCGATGGGAGAGTGTACTATTACACAGCAGGATGTTGGTGTCTTGCTCGGGTTACCCATTGACGGAGAGCCCGTTATGTGTCCTGTAGGCCCTCCACCTGGACAGAGATGGGAGACCATCGTTGGTGAGATATTTGGACAGATTCCTCCACCCGAGGCTTTCAATAACTCGAGGCTACGGCTCACATGGGTAGAGAGTCTCACTCCAGCGAGATTACATGATGATGCAGGCGTTGAGGAGATCAGGCTTCACGCCAA TGGACTTATACACTCCTCGTGGGTTCATTTTGTTCGTGACCTGGAGGCGCTCGGAGGCTATGCATGGGGTCCAGCTGTTCTAGCTCGTCTATACAGGGAGCTTTGCAATGGTTGCAAAGCGAGTATTAAGGAGGTAGCTGGATGCCTTCTCTTACTGCAGCTATGGGCATGGGAGAGGTTGCCCACTCTTGCCCCTGTTCGGACCACTGTTCCATTAGAGGATGTTGCTTTTTGGGAGCATCAGCTTCCAGGACCACATGGAGCCAG GTGGCTTGTTGGACATTCATTCGTTGAGAGTGATGGAAGCACTGTGACTACGTCTCGGGCGGCATTGGATGCGCTTGCTCCACATGAGTTTATTTGGGAGCCTTATGCTGGGATTCTTGATACACTGCCAGACTATTGTTTAGCCGGCCGTCATCTCTGGCGCTTTCGCGGCCCCATGATATGTGTTTACATAGTCGAGCCACATCAGCCGGACAGAGTTGCTAGACAGTTTGGCATGATACAGCGTATTCCGGATCAGCCACACTACTCCCACGAGCATCACGTTATGACGCTGAGGGGCCAGAAGGTCTTGGATTATGCAGTCGTACATCAGCCGAGTATGATACACTGGCAGCATCGTCTAGAGCATATTTGGACTGATGACTTGATTGATGGTCATGCTACAGTCCCAGAGTACATGGATTGGTACTTGCCTCGGACTGTGAGGTTCATTAGTCAGTTGGGTGCACTGCATACCCACCTG GGAGTTGTGCTAGAGACTATAGCAGCCAGGACAGTAGACGTCCTCCCGGATATGTCCCAACTAGCCACTCAGAGTCTGCACCATCTCCGAGATCGGAATGCATACAAGTTTGATCCACGTCAAGTTGAGGAGCAGGATGCTAGACAGGACGGGGGAGGGGAGGATGCAGGTGATAAAGGAGGCCGTGGTGGTGGCAGGAGAGGCCGTGGTGGTGCCGGGAGAGGCCGTGCTCGTGGCAGAGGAGGCCGTGCTCGTGGTAATGGAGGCCGAGGCGGTGGACGATTAGTTGATGAGCCAgatgatgatgctgatcatGCGGATCATTTAGGTACAGGCGAGGATCGAGGCCCAGAGTCTTCTGCTACTGCTGCTacagctactgttgctgatgcTTCTGCTGCTGCCACAGCTACTGCTACTGTAGCCGAGGCTTCTACTCCCCCTGCTGCTGCCGCTGCAGCTACAACTACTGGTGCCGGTGACTGGTTTCCTAGTTTTTCTCTAGGCCTAAGCTGGCCTTCACAGCCATTACCTGAGCAGCAGACTTCTCACATGGTTGATACCAGTACAGAGCAGCCTCCTCCTGTTGTACAGCGTCAGCATCGACTTCGGCCTTGGCATGGTACACCAGAGGTACCCCCTTTTGACTTGGGCAGCTCACAGTCTACACAGTCTACGCAGCCTAGTCAGCCTGGTACGCAGAGGAGTTCAGTTAGAGTTGATCGGGCTGATCCTGAGGTCTTTTATGTTCGCCGGTCAAAGAGGGATAAGAAGGTTCCTGACTGTGGTACTGGTTCACATAGGGGATGA
- the LOC135152687 gene encoding uncharacterized protein LOC135152687, producing the protein MIAKRIVGLCCSSSGCERNWSTFEFIHTKRRNRLEHKRLNDLVYIQYNEKIAERFQKRRELGDKFDPIALEDFNWSGEWVGNADGDSVHPGEDLLWEHVVIAAGPASAVRNLRNRNRDKGGETNTNTREILTYNRHRNGAGSSRAHTSRTFHLHDSESEEEVQDNGILSNENDDEDIDDDYGEIPSATQSRPGNEEQPFLDDFII; encoded by the exons ATGATAGCGAAACGGATTGTTGGCCTTTGCTGCTCTTCATCAGGCTGTGAGCGAAACTGGAGCACCTTTGAGTTT ATTCACACTAAAAGAAGAAATCGCTTGGAACATAAGAGGCTGAATGATCTCGTGTATATCCAGTACAATGAAAAGATTGCAGAGCGATTCCAAAAGCGCCGTGAGCTTGGAGATAAGTTCGATCCAATTGCGCTCGAAGACTTTAACTGGAGTGGTGAATGGGTAGGTAATGCAGATGGTGATTCTGTTCATCCTGGAGAAGATCTGCTATGGGAACATGTTGTTATAGCTGCTGGTCCGGCAAGTGCAGTGCGTAATCTTCGTAATAGAAATCGTGATAAAGGTGGCGAAACTAATACAAACACCAGGGAGATTTTAACATATAATCGACATCGTAATGGTGCAGGTTCTTCTCGTGCGCACACTTCACGTACTTTTCACTTGCACGATTCTGAAAGTGAAGAAGAAGTCCAGGACAATGGCATATTGTCAAATGAAAATGATGACGAAGATATTGATGATGATTACGGGGAAATACCGAGTGCAACTCAAAGTCGACCCGGAAATGAAGAACAGCCTTTTCTTGATGATTTTATCATCTAG